One segment of Tamlana crocina DNA contains the following:
- a CDS encoding type I restriction endonuclease has product MSLYQPSVLKHYLKLQNSEAITKAYNKYTKYFLNPTIQDNIRSSKEEEYQGIFLTELFVNVLDYTLKPKASFNLVAEYKNQNNARKADGAILDNDTAIGVIELKGTNTKDLESIRKQAFDYKANQKGCVYVITSNFEKLRFYINDATEFEEFNLFELTPERFELLYICLQKDNVLNHTPLKIKEASVVEEEQITKQFYKDYSVFKRELFRDLVKRNASKLKKLRYSQLVSES; this is encoded by the coding sequence ATGTCGTTATACCAACCCTCTGTACTTAAGCACTATTTAAAATTGCAAAATAGTGAAGCCATTACTAAAGCCTATAATAAATACACGAAGTACTTTCTTAATCCCACCATACAAGATAATATACGTAGTTCTAAAGAAGAGGAATACCAAGGTATATTTTTAACGGAATTGTTTGTAAATGTTTTAGACTACACACTTAAGCCAAAGGCAAGCTTTAATCTGGTGGCCGAGTATAAAAACCAAAACAACGCCCGAAAAGCCGATGGCGCCATATTGGATAACGATACGGCCATAGGTGTAATTGAGTTAAAAGGCACCAATACCAAAGATTTGGAAAGCATACGCAAGCAAGCCTTTGATTATAAAGCCAATCAAAAAGGGTGTGTGTATGTGATAACTTCAAATTTTGAAAAACTGCGGTTTTATATTAACGATGCCACCGAGTTTGAAGAGTTCAATCTGTTCGAACTAACACCAGAACGTTTTGAATTGCTGTACATCTGTTTGCAAAAAGACAATGTATTAAACCATACACCGCTTAAAATTAAGGAAGCATCGGTGGTAGAGGAAGAGCAAATAACCAAACAATTTTATAAAGATTATTCGGTTTTTAAGCGCGAACTTTTTAGGGATCTTGTAAAGCGCAATGCTTCTAAATTAAAAAAACTGCGTTATTCTCAACTTGTTTCAGAATCGTAG